In a genomic window of Sarcophilus harrisii chromosome 4, mSarHar1.11, whole genome shotgun sequence:
- the RPS12 gene encoding 40S ribosomal protein S12, with translation MAEEGIAAGGVMDVNTALQEVLKTALIHDGLARGIREAAKALDKRQAHLCVLASNCDEPMYVKLVEALCAEHQINLIKVDDNKKLGEWVGLCKIDREGKPRKVVGCSCVVVKDYGKESQAKDVIEEYFKCKK, from the exons ATGGCCGAGGAAGG CATTGCTGCTGGAGGTGTAATGGACGTTAACACTGCTCTACAAGAAGTGCTGAAGACCGCACTCATCCACGATGGCTTAGCTCGTGGAATTCGTGAAGCTGCCAAAGCCTTGGACAA ACGCCAAGCACATCTTTGTGTTCTTGCTTCCAACTGTGATGAACCTATGTATGTAAAGTTGGTTGAGGCTCTGTGTGCTGAACACCAAATCAACTTGATCAAG gttGATGACAACAAGAAGCTAGGTGAATGGGTAGGCCTCTGTAAAATTGACAGAGAGGGAAAACCCCGTAAAGTGGTTGGCTGCAGTTGCGTAGTTGTTAAG gaCTATGGCAAGGAATCTCAGGCCAAAGATGTCAtcgaagaatattttaaatgcaagaaatga